One Podospora pseudopauciseta strain CBS 411.78 chromosome 5 map unlocalized CBS411.78m_5, whole genome shotgun sequence DNA window includes the following coding sequences:
- a CDS encoding uncharacterized protein (EggNog:ENOG503NZQ3; SMCOG1212:sodium:dicarboxylate symporter; antiSMASH:Cluster_4; COG:P) produces the protein MSEKQEHETSKHISDEGIQHASSNPSQNEAQMIERDPNRKWWHGIKEPGHALQIVVAAILAIIIGLAVTTTVGSKNIPQAATVIIGIPGTLWLRALRAVVLPLIICAMILAVQKLREMSTGGGAVVAKWAVGYYVLTTLLAILHSTIAVAVGWIRLMQVMREEDREVTDEDDKKMIEERSATKIHDVVKQMFESFIPQNIFSSLANDGLLAILITSVIVGYLLKPNSPILKVVKEIEEIITIIIAWLIKVAPIGVFFLILPNLFRLDIASIAQNLGVLIGSSLVGMFIHLFIVLPIIFFLVLRRNPYAYWMRQSPAWITAWGTASSAATLPVTMRCAKRNGIPDSLAKFTLPLGCLINMDGTAIYFPAVVVFLAATQDHQLSGADYVIIVLLSTLASIGTTPIPSSSLVLTVMIATSVNVEITGMYAVVVAIDWFIDRFRTAINVSGDLFAAPIIQKLAKIEDDGVVSEEEGVIVADHNDRV, from the exons ATGTCGGAGAAGCAGGAGCACGAGACCTCCAAGCATATCTCGGATGAAGGCATCCAGCACGCTTCTTCCAACCCAAGTCAGAATGAGGCCCAGATGATAGAAAGAGACCCCAACCGCAAGTGGTGGCATGGCATCAAAGAGCCTGGACATGCGCTGCAAATTGTGGTAGCGGCCATCTTGGCCATTATCATCGGCCTGGCTGTTACTACCACCGTTGGCAGCAAGAACATTCCCCAGGCGGCAACCGTCATCATTGGTATCCCAGGTACACTCTGGTTGCGCGCTCTTAGGGCTGTCG TACTCCCATTGATTATCTGTGCCATGATCCTCGCCGTTCAAAAGCTGAGAGAAATGTCTACCGGCGGCGGTGCTGTGGTTGCGAAATGGGCGGTTGGATACTACGTGCTTACCACCCTGCTTGCCATTCTACACTCGACCATTGCCGTGGCCGTCGGTTGGATTCGTCTTATGCAAGTCATGAGAGAAGAAGATCGCGAGGTcaccgacgaggacgacaaGAAGATGATCGAGGAGAGAAGTGCCACCAAGATTCACGATGTTGTGAAGCAGATGTTTGAGTCCTTCATTCCTCAGAATATCTTCAGTTCGCTGGCCAACGATGGTCTCCtggccatcctcatcacctccGTCATCGTTGGATATCTCCTCAAGCCAAACTCGCCAATCCTCAAGGTCgtcaaggagattgaggagatcATTACAATTATCATCGCCTGGCTGATCAAGGTTGCGCCCATCGgtgtcttcttcctcatcttgcCCAACCTCTTCAGGCTCGACATCGCCAGCATCGCCCAGAACTTGGGTGTCCTGATCGGCTCTTCGCTGGTCGGCATGTTCATCCACTTGTTCATCGTCTTGCCCATCATCTTTTTCTTGGTCCTCCGCCGCAACCCCTATGCATACTGGATGAGACAGTCGCCCGCCTGGATTACTGCCTGGGGCACCGCTTCCAGCGCTGCGACACTCCCTGTGACCATGAGGTGCGCGAAGCGCAACGGTATTCCCGACAGTCTTGCCAAGTTCACGTTGCCTCTGGGCTGCTTGATCAACATGGATGG TACTGCCATTTACTTCCCCGCTGTCGTCGTCTTCCTTGCCGCCACTCAAGACCACCAGCTTAGCGGCGCCGATTATGTCATCATTGTCCTGCTCTCGACTCTTGCTTCGATCGGAACCACGCCTATCCCCAGCTCCTCTCTTGTCCTTACCGTCATGATTGCCACCAGCGTCAACGTCGAGATTACTGGCATGTACGCCGTCGTTGTCGCCATCGATTGGTTCATTGACCGCTTCAGAACCGCCATCAACGTCAGCGGTGATTTGTTCGCTGCTCCCATCATCCAGAAGCTCGCCAAGATCGAGGACGATGGTGTTGTttcggaagaggagggtgttaTCGTCGCCGATCATAACGACCGCGTGTAG
- a CDS encoding uncharacterized protein (SMCOG1034:cytochrome P450; COG:Q; antiSMASH:Cluster_4; EggNog:ENOG503NV1Q), whose product MTLLSTTVPHLQAAWDVHPYLLLSVPFALYLLISNVRSYLKLRHINGPFLAHFTYVWFVGSVARGKMLSTLQELTYKYGPVCRIGPNDLLVGDFDEVVRINGVRSPYVKSDWYTTIRFDVDGGDSVVSLMDTAEHDVRKAKLIKGYEGRGKGQDKGWMDKVVDKHLVELVRLLREKYVKQGREINWTNVMRYFSADVMVEALMGEAWGDLQTDSDIHKFFEMSDYSTPYIHTVGSWGSLRWLTSSWWFIRKAGPKVTDDHGLGKFISLVREEVSKRFRDPESKKGDMLADWISQGLTSRECELDVILGVIAGADTVAVPMRTIFLYLITSPLVYSKLKDEITTAIKTRAISEPITNQQALKLPYMQAVIHEGLRMMPISAFGFPKRVPAEGDMICGIHVPGGTDIFPNNLAIQRSKKVFGDDVDVFRPERWLIENTRGPEHRSLMVRHIEVIFGHGRWQCPGRMLAWVQLNKVFVEVLRNFDFQVGNPRDPWKLGVYSSVTVGDFWVKGVEARPE is encoded by the exons aTGACGCTTCTCTCAACCACAGTCCCGCATCTCCAAGCCGCCTGGGATGTCCACccttacctcctcctctcggTTCCTTTTGCCCTCtacctcctcatctccaatGTCCGATCCTATCTCAAACTCCGACACATCAACGGCCCGTTCTTGGCGCACTTCACCTACGTCTGGTTCGTGGGCAGTGTCGCCCGAGGAAAGATGCTCAGCACTCTCCAGGAACTTACCTACAAGTACGGCCCTGTCTGTCGCATTGGCCCGAACGATCTTCTCGTCGGCGACTTTGACGAGGTTGTCCGCATCAACGGGGTGCGGTCACCCTATGTGAAGAGCGATTGGTATACTACTATCCggtttgatgttgatgggggggaCTCGGTTGTTTCGTTGATGGATACTGCGGAGCATGATGTGCGGAAGGCAAAACTGATTAAGGGGTatgaagggagggggaaggggcagGATAAGGGGTGGATGGATAAGGTTGTGGATAAGCATTTGGTGgagttggtgaggttgttgagggagaagtaTGTCAAgcaggggagggagattAACTGGACGAATGTGATGAGATATTTTAGTGCGGATGTTATGGTGGAGGCTTTGATGGGTGAGGCATG GGGAGACCTTCAGACGGATAGTGATATTCACAAGTTCTTCGAAATGTCGGATTATTCTACGCCTTACATCCATACTGTTGGAAGTTGGGGGAGTCTTAGGTGGCTTACGAGCAGCTGGTGGTTCATTCGCAAGGCTGGGCCGAAGGTGACGGATGATCATGGTTTGGGCAAGTTCATTTC CCTGGTGAGAGAAGAGGTCTCAAAGCGTTTTAGGGATCCCGAATCCAAGAAGGGCGATATGTTG GCCGACTGGATCTCTCAAGGGCTTACCTCACGCGAATGCGAGCTTGATGTCATCCTCGGCGTGATAGCAGGGGCCGACACCGTTGCCGTGCCCATGCGAACCATCTTCCTCTATCTCATCACCTCTCCACTCGTCTATTCCAAGCTCAAAGACGAGATCACAACCGCCATCAAGACCAGAGCCATCTCAGAACCCATCACAAACCAACAGGCTCTCAAACTACCGTACATGCAAGCTGTTATTCACGAGGGCCTCCGCATGATGCCCATCTCTGCTTTCGGCTTCCCCAAGAGAGTACCCGCGGAGGGAGACATGATTTGTGGCATACACGTCCCTGGTGGAACAGACATCTTCCCTAACAACCTCGCCATTCAACGAAGCAAAAAGGTGTTTGGGGATGACGTCGACGTTTTCCGGCCAGAGAGGTGGTTGATTGAGAACACCCGAGGACCGGAACACCGCAGCTTGATGGTCCGACACATCGAAGTCATCTTTGGTCATGGTAGATGGCAATGCCCGGGGCGGATGCTTGCTTGGGTTCAGCTGAACAAGGTCTTTGTGGAGGTTTTGAGGAACTTTGACTTTCAGGTTGGCAACCCGAGAGATCCTTGGAAATTGGGGGTTTATAGTTCGGTCACTGTTGGTGACTTTTGGGTGAAAGGTGTTGAAGCAAGGCCAGAGTAA
- a CDS encoding uncharacterized protein (EggNog:ENOG503NUQZ; COG:C; antiSMASH:Cluster_4; SMCOG1087:hypothetical protein) codes for MTSSRPKLHVIIIGAGISGLVLAQCLRKQGISFEIFERDEGPAVRKGGYCLGLHDPENLFVKYLPDDLPSVWSTCHLLPLDLPSQLMTYLPNGIAFRVQDGEETPCVRVSRAKLREMLGRHLEIRWGRKAVGVWEEGEGVVVRFESEEVVRGGLVVGCDGIFSGVRKCIPKGLDCIQLQQFPAAVVAGDVVLEGEEVKRQLRNGHSAYVSVGKEWGLFVGLNKLVNVKDDEEGDVEGMKAEYYWILSRFDKDVADEKHWTKTMTDEEKLAMAKEKIKEMREEFRVVVEKTTVEGLKSSSWSMWYSAVQGAEDLRTSRVVLIGDAAHPMTPARGEGAVVAIRDAVQLSKVLGTIDTSDEASLKSTLQDFQQDVLTKGFEAIRGAREAFEGVFQNRTPMAWGWEMAPIRQVPPLPPLKLKMAF; via the exons ATGACCTCTTCACGACCAAAACTCcacgtcatcatcatcggcgcTGGGATCAGCGGGCTGGTGCTGGCGCAGTGTCTACGGAAACAGGGGATTTCGTTTGAGATCTTTGAGCGGGATGAGGGTCCtgcggtgaggaagggggggtatTGTCTTGGTTTGCATGA TCCAGAAAACCTCTTTGTCAAGTATCTACCTGACGATCTCCCTTCAGTGTGGTCGACGTGTCACTTGCTCCCGCTTGATCTCCCTTCTCAGCTGATGACCTACCTGCCGAATGGGATTGCGTTTAGGGTtcaggatggggaggagacgcCGTGTGTAAGGGTTAGTCGGGCGAAGCTGAGGGAGATGTTGGGGAGGCATCTGGAGATtaggtgggggaggaaggcggtgggagtgtgggaggagggggagggggtggttgtgaggtttgagagtgaggaggtggtaaggggggggttggtggtggggtgcGATGGGATTTTTAGTGGTG TGAGGAAGTGCATCCCTAAAGGTCTCGATTGTATCCAGCTACAACAATTTCCCgctgcggtggtggctggggatgtggtgcttgagggggaggaagtgAAGCGACAGTTGAGGAATGGGCACTCGGCTTATGTTTCTGTTGGGAAGGAGTgggggttgtttgttggGTTGAATAAGCTGGTAAATGTcaaggatgatgaagagggggatgtggaggggaTGAAGGCGGAGTATTACTGGATTTTGAGTCGGTTTGACAAGGATGTAGCCGATGAGAAGCATTGGACGAAGACAATGACCgatgaggagaagctggcgatggcaaaggaaaagataaaggagatgagggaggagtttAGGGTTGTTGTCGAAAAGACAACTGTGGAAGGGCTGAAGAGTTCTTCT TGGTCCATGTGGTATTCTGCTGTGCAGGGCGCAGAAGACCTCAGAACATCGAGGGTTGTACTGATAGGGGATGCAGCTCATCCTATGACACCCG CGCGCGGAGAGGGCGCCGTCGTAGCGATACGCGACGCAGTACAACTCAGCAAGGTTCTGGGAACAATTGACACCTCAGATGAGGCATCCCTCAAGTCGACTCTGCAAGACTTTCAGCAAGATGTCCTTACAAAGGGCTTCGAGGCGATCCGAGGTGCTCGGGAAGCTTTTGAGGGTGTCTTTCAGAACAGGACACCGATggcttgggggtgggagatggCACCCATTCGACAGGTCccgcctctccctccgttGAAACTAAAGATGGCTTTTTGA
- a CDS encoding uncharacterized protein (COG:I; EggNog:ENOG503PC98; antiSMASH:Cluster_4) — translation MSSGLPNFYQRGRDRRRESRALDEAISNGTAGTTAAGSTNVKGSKSSRLMQFVKRWILVSWKDLLAMAVFGGAALGIYQAPYASTRNFPITFNQSGDIVYPELAYPHRGWIISPQLSGVIAVVIPLGVIFLAQIRIKSFWDLNNAVLGLLYSMILSSFFQVVIKNLIGGFRPYFLDICQPDISLASTNNATGLNGVGFQQIMYTIEICTNPDKAAIKTAITSFPSGHATSAWAGYGFLFLWMNAKLKVWGNYQTSFYWLVLLTAPVLGATLLASCLTVDQAHHWYDILAGSIIGIGTSIACYRLVYAAVWDWRWNHVPLKRAAPFGYEMEGDRLLPTYHKATWTKKLGWGRRKGARVGRGSVRGPVEKKGLASGRSSETYARNGSAVSPHSRVAPPVNGYGNGVAHSDPAVARGTGSVGRYDGRGDQMV, via the exons ATGTCATCGGGGCTTCCGAATTTCTACCAACGGGGCCGCGACCGGCGTCGCGAGTCCCGCGCTTTGGATGAGGCTATTTCTAATGGTACTGCTGGCACGACGGCTGCGGGGAGTACGAATGTCAAGGGGAGCAAGTCGTCGCGGTTGATGCAGTTTGTCAAGAGGTGGATTTTGGTCTCGTGGAAGGATTTGCTTGCGATGGCtgtttttgggggtgctGCTTTGGGG ATCTACCAAGCTCCCTATGCCTCCACCCGCAATTTCCCCATCACCTTCAACCAGTCTGGCGATATCGTCTACCCCGAACTCGCCTATCCTCACCGCGGGTGGATCATCAGCCCGCAACTTTCGGGCGTCATCGCTGTTGTGATCCCGCTTGGGGTTATTTTCCTGGCGCAAATCAGGATCAAGTCATTCTGGGACTTGAACAATGCTGTTTTGGGGCTGTTGTACTCGATGATCTTGTCGAGTTTTTTCCAGGTTGTTATCAAGAATTTGATTGGGGGGTTCAGGCCGTATTTTTTGGATATTTGCCAGCCGGATATCTCCCTTGCGTCGACTAATAATGCGACGGGGCTGAATGGTGTTGGGTTTCAGCAGATCATGTACACGATCGAAATCTGCACCAACCCGGACAAGGCGGCGATCAAGACGGCTATAACAAGCTTCCCTTCTGGCCATGCCACAAGTGCGTGGGCGGGGTAtgggtttttgtttttgtggATGAACGCGAAGTTGAAGGTTTGGGGTAACTACCAAACGAGCTTTTACTGGTTGGTCTTGTTGACTGCGCCGGTGTTGGGGGCGACATTGCTGGCGAGTTGTTTGACGGTTGATCAGGCACATCATTGGTATGATATTTTGGCGGGGAGTATCATTGGGATCGGGACTAGTATTGCCTGTTATCGGTTGGTGTACGCGGCGGTTTGGGATTGGAGGTGGAATCATGTGCCGTTGAAGAGGGCGGCGCCGTTTGGGTATGAGATGGAGGGTGATCGGTTGTTGCCTACGTATCATAAGGCTACCTGGACGAAGAagctgggttgggggaggaggaagggcgcgagggtggggagggggagtgtgagggggccggtggagaagaaggggttggcCAGTGGAAGGAGCAGTGAGACGTATGCGAGGAATGGGAGCGCGGTGAGTCCTCACTCGAGAGTGGCGCCACCGGTGAATGGGTATGGGAATGGTGTTGCTCATTCTGATCCGGCGGTGGCGAGGGGAACAGGAAGCGTTGGGCGGTATGATGGGAGGGGTGATCAGATGGTTTGA
- a CDS encoding uncharacterized protein (antiSMASH:Cluster_4), with protein sequence NCQAAFGFANIGSLNYTLDTYCLSCGHLQRAYCTYTVSTIKTRDGGGGYRSSSGNLSRPREMQEPLYGSSSAPEPETNAKSGIPPARLKDSQLSTNERPQSETGPEGSTSSTIEPSVFSEKSFSGQAPAKYRAAVPQPSQIETRNDITSKVLHVANDPSKQQWSESKSYSTSVPQARAIKLDELRARPSSKLIDPHGYQQISVPTVQAFQTTRTLWQHHRNMISDRLQNEPSASHCPGLMDMLSQSQAAIDFAAQAAGPNAHTVTSRRPIEQGGASASSSSQASTNTELPQADSTNSGPLRRTKKLTAFCPRSYQLELKRFLLLCVNTGSLGGVRHRRLASVEVTNTECGGEPFQSLRNAYYSLRKSTWNPFLVPKTMHYVKFQLLFLQR encoded by the exons AACTGCCAGGCAG CCTTTGGTTTTGCAAACATAGGCTCCCTCAATTATACCTTGGACACGTACTGCCTAAGCTGCGGTCACTTGCAACGCGCATATTGCACGTACACGGTGAGTACAATCAAGACAagagatggcggcggcggttaCCGGTCATCGTCAGGCAATCTGTCGCGCCCCCGGGAGATGCAAGAGCCTCTTTAcggctcttcttctgcccctGAACCAGAAACGAACGCGAAGAGTGGCATACCCCCCGCCAGACTCAAGGACTCTCAATTGAGTACCAATGAACGACCCCAATCCGAGACAGGCCCTGAGGGCAGCACCTCATCCACCATTGAACCCTCAGTATTCTCCGAAAAGAGCTTTTCCGGACAAGCTCCGGCCAAATATAGGGCGGCAGTGCCACAGCCTTCTCAAATCGAGACGAGAAACGACATTACTTCTAAAGTACTCCACGTGGCAAATGACCCCAGCAAACAACAGTGGAGTGAATCCAAGTCATATTCTACTAGCGTTCCTCAAGCACGCGCGATCAAGCTCGACGAGCTAAGGGCTCGTCCTTCTTCGAAACTTATAGATCCGCATGGGTATCAGCAGATATCCGTGCCTACAGTACAGGCTTTCCAGACAACACGAACCTTGTGGCAGCATCATCGAAATATGATCTCTGATAGGCTTCAAAATGAGCCATCAGCGAGCCATTGCCCAGGTCTCATGGACATGT TGTCACAGTCCCAAGCCGCCATAGATTTTGCGGCCCAGGCTGCCGGCCCAAATGCCCATACCGTTACCAGCAGGAGACCAATCGAACAGGGTGGCGCGTCAGCATCCAGCAGTAGCCAGGCCTCGACCAACACAGAGCTGCCACAAGCTGACTCCACAAATTCGGGACCGC TTCGTCGGACGAAGAAGTTAACAGCGTTCTGCCCCCGCTCATACCAACTGGAACTAAAGCGGTTTCTCCTGCTATGTGTCAACACGGGTAGTCTTGGTGGAGTCCGTCACCGCAGGCTGGCCAGCGTAGAGGTCACTAACACTGAATGTGGCGGGGAACCGTTCCAGAGTCTTCGCAACGCCTATTACTCGTTGAGGAAGAGTACGTGGAACCCATTCCTGGTTCCAAAGACAATGCACTACGTCAAATTCCAGCTTCTGTTTCTCCAAAGGTGA